The Trichosurus vulpecula isolate mTriVul1 chromosome 4, mTriVul1.pri, whole genome shotgun sequence genome contains a region encoding:
- the PVALEF gene encoding parvalbumin-like EF-hand-containing protein, with translation MDEDFSSQVKKIGLAMGTSLSDKDIDMLPSDMRHHGSFNYHRFFEYMQKFQTSSQQEEIIRKSFQMLDKDKSGFIEWNEIKYILSTIPSTVPAAPLTDEEAEAMIQAADTDGDGRIDFEEFSDMVKKEKIPKKK, from the exons ATGGATGAAGATTTCTCCTCCCAGGTGAAGAAGATTGGTCTGGCCATGGGGACATCCCTATCAGACAAAGACATTGACATGCTGCCATCAGACATGAGGCACCATG GCTCTTTCAACTACCACAGATTCTTTGAGTACATGCAGAAGTTCCAGACCTCAAGCCAGCAGGAGGAGATCATTCGGAAATCCTTCCAGATGTTGGACAAAGATAAGAGCGGCTTCATTGAGTGGAATGAGATCAA GTACATCCTGTCCACGATCCCCAGCACTGTCCCTGCAGCCCCCCTCACAGATGAAGAGGCTGAGGCTATGATCCAGGCAGCTGACACAGATGGAGATGGACGGATCGACTTTGAAG aATTCTCTGACATGGTCAAAAAGGAGAAgattccaaagaagaaatag